The nucleotide window GCTCAAGGTTTTAGACTGTCCAATAAAGCAGATAGAAATCTTTTGAATCAAAATGTAAATGTGGCCAAATCCTATGAAGCGGTTACCAAAAGCGAACTGATTAAAAATGTTTCAAGTGTTTATTTTCAATGGATTTACAACGTTCAGCAGTATAATCTGTTACTCGAAATGGACACTGTTTTTGTTGAGTATGAAAAGTATGCAAACAAAAAATTTAACGTTGGCGAAAGCACTAAACTAGAGAAAATTAACGCTGCTTTGCAGCATAAAGATTTAAAAATGCAATTGGCGGAGGCTAATACCCAAGTAACTTTTTATTTGGCAGAATTGCAAAAATGGACAAGAAACAACAATGATTTTCAAGCTCCGGCTAAGTATGAAGCATTGCCCGAAATTAATTTGAATGATAGTACATTGGTTAAAAACCATCCAATCTTACAGCTTTTGCAGCAGCAGATTATTGCAAAAGAATTAGCGATAAAATCAGAAAAAGCAAAGGCTATTCCATCGGTCAACTTGGGAGTAAATGCACAAAGTTTGGACAAAGAAAATCCGTTTTATTTTGGTAGTGTAGGTATTAATATTCCATTATTCAGAAACGGAATTGAAGCGAAAACGCAAGCTGCCAAATTAGAAACCGAAATCGCAAAAAAAGAATTGGAGAAATCCCAACAGGAATTGACAACCATTTATTTGCAGCAATATCAGCTTCAAAAACAGTATTTAAAACAACTTAATTACTATAAAACGGAAGGAATCCCTATGGCGGAAACAATTGTCAACTCGGCACAAAGGCTATATAAATCGGGAGATATTGGCTATATCGAATATACCCAAAACCTGAAAGATGCCAGCAAAATCAAAAACGATTATTTGACCGTAATGAACAATTACAATCAAACGATAATCAATATTCAATATTTATTAAACAAATAAACTAAAAGGCAAATAGCAAATAGCAAAATGCAAATTGTCTATTAATGTAAATGCCTAAATTTTAAAACAATAAATAGTTTAAAATGAATTATAAAAACACAAACTTTAAAACATATTTAAAATCGACTTCGACATCGGTTTTCATTTGCATTTTGCATTTTGCTATTTGCCCTTTGGCATTTGCTATTTGCATTTTAGCTTCATCTTGTAAAAATAATTCAGCAGAAGAGGCTACCGCTAATGAACCAAGGGAATCCACAGGAAAATCAATTGTGACTTTTTCGGACGAACAAATAAAAGCGATTGGTTTGGAATTGGGGACTTTTGAAAAGAAAAACCTAACTACGACATTAAAAATAAACGGAAAATTATCGTTGCCACCACAATATCAAGCACAGGTAAGTATTTTGAGTGGAGGTGTCGTGAAAAACATTTTGGTTCAGGAAGGTGAATTTGTAACGGCGGGAAAACCTTTGGCAACCATTGTAAATACGGAGGTGATTCAATTGCAACAGGATTATTTGGAAAATAATGCCAATCTTATTTATTTGGAAAAAGAGTACGAACGCCAAAAAGAGTTGCGAGATGATAATATTAATGCCGGCAAAACCTATCAACAGGCGCAGAGGGAATTGCAAATTGCGCAGGCCAAGAAAGTGACATTAAGTTCTAAATTGAATCAATTAGGAATTAATGTAAATAGATTATCGTCAAAGAATATTGCAACAAGTATCGTTATTTCTGCCCCAATAAGCGGTTCTATTCAGCATATCAATTTGAGTATGGGAAAATATGCCGATGCTAATGCTGTATTGTTCGAAATTATCGATAACCGATTTTTGCATTTGGATTTGAAAGTGTTTGAAAAAGACATTCACAAAATACAAATTGGGCAGTCTATTACATTTAGTGACGCAAATGATGTTTCGCACACACATCCCGCTAAAATCTATGCGATTAATAAAGCATTCGAACCGAATGAACAAGCGGTGATAGTTCATGCGAAAATGAACGAGATAACCGAAACGCTTTTGCCCGGAATGTATGTGGAAGCTCGTGTGAGAATTGATGACTTTAATACAAACGCATTGCCCACTGAAGCTATTGTCAGCAATGGAAGTGAGCATTTTATTTTTATTTTAATAGGAAAAAATAAGTTTAAAGAAATAAAGGTAAGTACAGGTACATCAGATTTAGGTTTTACCGAAGTTAAAGCAATTGACAAAGTTCCGGCTGATGCCAAAGTGGTAATAAAAGGCGCTTATTATTTATTATCAGAATTGACAAAAGGAAGTGGAGAAGAATAAATAAAATGCATTTTTAAGAAAAATAAAAGGATGTTTGTAACTGATAAACATCCTTTTGATTTCTTTGTATTACATTTTAACAGGTTATTTACAATCAATAATTATAAATTGGTTAAATTTGAACTGAAATAAGAAAAACAGAAATGAATAAATTTCACATTTTAATAATCGTATTATTTGGCTTCTTACTGATGCCAAGTGCAGTTATTGCGTGTGAAAAAAGTTCTGATAAACATTCTTTTACAAAAGAAATGTCTTCCAAAATGTGTAATGACGATTGCTGTAAAAAGGAAAGTCATTCCAAAAACAAAAATCAAGATGGTTGCAGTGGTAAATGCAATCATTCTAAATGCGGTTGTGTTTCTTCTTGCAATACTTCTATTTCAGTTGTTGAATGGAATATTGATACCAATCGTTTTAATTTTTCTTCTGCCAAACAAAATTTTTATAATTCTGAAACCTCAATTTCTACAGGTTTTACTTCTTTGTGGCTTATACCCAAAATAAGCTAAATTAAATTTTGACAGCCATAGGTGTGTCAAATTGAAAGCTGTTCTAGCTTTAAAATCATTATCTTATAAGTTATTCAAAATTATGGAATTATAGCTTTTGCTATTGTTTTATTATTCTATGACTTGTTCAATTCAAAATTATTTAAACTTAAAACAAAACAGCAATTCCCTAAATCGAATATTTTGGGGAAGTCAATTTGTTGTTTATAAAAATTAAAAAAACATGAAAAATCTTATTCTGTCAGCTGTAATAATGTCGTTCATATTGGTTTCTTGCAACCAAAAAAAGCAAGAAGAAACGATTAATACAACCACAAAAACACCAGAAAAAGTGACCGTAAAAGTCAATCCAAATTCTTTTTCGATTAATGAAATTGTAACGGATTATTTGTCTTTAAAAAATGCTTTGACCAAAGACAATTCCAATGCAACTGCCGATGCCGGTAAAGCAATGGTGGAAACTTTGGGAAAATTTGACATGAAAAAATTGTCAGGAGAGCAGATGAAAAGTTATATGGATATTGCCGATGATGTTAAAGAACATGCTACACACATTGGTGATAACGCCGGAAATATTGCCCACCAAAGAGAACATTTTGTTTTATTGAGTAAAGATATCAACGATTTGATAAAAATATTCGGGACAGATCAAAAACTGTATCAGGATTTTTGCCCAATGGCCGATGAAGGAAAAGGGGCAATTTGGATAAGCGAAGTTAAGGAAATCAAAAACCCATATTTTGGTTCGGAAATGCTTACTTGTGGTTCTGTGAGAAAAGAATTCTAGGATGAAAAAAATATTCAAAAAGGTATTTATTATCGGATTAATTATTTTTTTGCTGATGCAGTTCTATCGGCCTGCCCGTAACATAACATTCGGGCAGGATGTGACTGCCGATTTCATAAAAGTTTACAATGTTCCTAAAAATATAGCTGTGATATTGAGGACTTCCTGTTATGATTGTCATAGTAATAACACTAATTATCCTTGGTATTCCAATATTCAGCCTGTTGGTCTTTTTATGGAAAACCATATAAATGAAGGAAAAGAGGATTTGAATTTTAATGAATATGGGAATTATTCGAAACGCAGACAAAATAGCAAACTAGAAGCTATAAGTAAAGAAATAAAACAGAATGAAATGCCTCTTGCTTCTTATACGTTGATCCATAAAAATGCAATTCTTTCTAATGCTCAAAAGCAGGAAGTACTGACTTGGATTAAGAAAGCCAAAGACAGTCTTTCTTCAAAATACTAAATAT belongs to Flavobacterium aquiphilum and includes:
- a CDS encoding heme-binding domain-containing protein, whose product is MKKIFKKVFIIGLIIFLLMQFYRPARNITFGQDVTADFIKVYNVPKNIAVILRTSCYDCHSNNTNYPWYSNIQPVGLFMENHINEGKEDLNFNEYGNYSKRRQNSKLEAISKEIKQNEMPLASYTLIHKNAILSNAQKQEVLTWIKKAKDSLSSKY
- a CDS encoding TolC family protein, with protein sequence MANSKICLLQFVLCLLLFAFCPLLNAQTLSLQNALDLATKNYPTMQQATLQTEQQQTLTKTATILDPFNINSNLGQMNSKVFDYNVGVAQGFRLSNKADRNLLNQNVNVAKSYEAVTKSELIKNVSSVYFQWIYNVQQYNLLLEMDTVFVEYEKYANKKFNVGESTKLEKINAALQHKDLKMQLAEANTQVTFYLAELQKWTRNNNDFQAPAKYEALPEINLNDSTLVKNHPILQLLQQQIIAKELAIKSEKAKAIPSVNLGVNAQSLDKENPFYFGSVGINIPLFRNGIEAKTQAAKLETEIAKKELEKSQQELTTIYLQQYQLQKQYLKQLNYYKTEGIPMAETIVNSAQRLYKSGDIGYIEYTQNLKDASKIKNDYLTVMNNYNQTIINIQYLLNK
- a CDS encoding efflux RND transporter periplasmic adaptor subunit — encoded protein: MNYKNTNFKTYLKSTSTSVFICILHFAICPLAFAICILASSCKNNSAEEATANEPRESTGKSIVTFSDEQIKAIGLELGTFEKKNLTTTLKINGKLSLPPQYQAQVSILSGGVVKNILVQEGEFVTAGKPLATIVNTEVIQLQQDYLENNANLIYLEKEYERQKELRDDNINAGKTYQQAQRELQIAQAKKVTLSSKLNQLGINVNRLSSKNIATSIVISAPISGSIQHINLSMGKYADANAVLFEIIDNRFLHLDLKVFEKDIHKIQIGQSITFSDANDVSHTHPAKIYAINKAFEPNEQAVIVHAKMNEITETLLPGMYVEARVRIDDFNTNALPTEAIVSNGSEHFIFILIGKNKFKEIKVSTGTSDLGFTEVKAIDKVPADAKVVIKGAYYLLSELTKGSGEE
- a CDS encoding DUF3347 domain-containing protein, translating into MKNLILSAVIMSFILVSCNQKKQEETINTTTKTPEKVTVKVNPNSFSINEIVTDYLSLKNALTKDNSNATADAGKAMVETLGKFDMKKLSGEQMKSYMDIADDVKEHATHIGDNAGNIAHQREHFVLLSKDINDLIKIFGTDQKLYQDFCPMADEGKGAIWISEVKEIKNPYFGSEMLTCGSVRKEF